The segment AACAATGGGTGAGTTGAAACCGGGCAGAGGTATCTCTGTTTTCCACATAATACCCTCGCCGGTCGAGATGTCCCACCTTTCAGGTATACTGGTAAAAGGGGCCAGCCCTGCACCCTCAAGCCCCCTGAAACGGTGCCAATTCAGGGCAAGCTCTTCATATGAGGCATAGGAGGGTTGACCTTTTGCCCCTGCCCTGAGCGCGCTTATATACCCTGAAGGGGTATACTGGTTTAACAGCATGGCAAGGCCTGTGATGAGAGATGCAAGCACAATAAGGGATACCCGGCCCTTTGTCAGGCCAAGCCTTTTAAATGGCTCCATATTGTCTGTGCATGGTTCAGGGTTGATCTTCATAAGATGTGCCTGCCACTTTCTAGCGCCAATTGTAACAGCTGCGCTTATCAGAAGCATCAGACTGCCCAGTCCTGAAAAATCAAGCCTCCTCAGCCGGTCTGCCCGATAGTCACGGTCAACTTCCCTTATCCTCTCTATCAACTGCTCATTTTCAGGATCAGCAAGCAGCTCTATCTTGAGTTCTGTAATCAAGGTGGCACTCCCGGTATTCTGCACATATTGCCGGTACCCGTTATAAATCAGCAGCACAAGAAACAGCGCTGTAAATATGGCGCCTGCAACGATGATGGCCCTGACCATATTCTGCAATCCGGCTGAAACCTTTTTTTCAGGGGTATTATTCATCATCTGCTGCAACACCCCCGCTCTCCTGAATCTTTACAAGACGATATTCCTGCTCCTTGGGGCAGTATCTGTAACATCTGCCGCAGGATACGCAGCCTGCCCTGTCTGCCTCATAATCCTTCTGCCTGGGTCTGAGGCTCAGCATTATAAGCTTGCCGCCCAGTATCAGCCCCAGAAAGCCACCCAGAAACCACCCCCCCTTTTCAAACCTCTCCCTTACCAATGCGGCCCTCTCATAAAGGGATGGTATGCTCTCCCCTGATGACCTGAAAAACTCGCTTGCATCGGTTGTCAAGGTATCAGGCATGTTTTCCTCAACCCAGACCTGTTCAGCAAGGGAAACGGTTGCATGGGTGCGTGCAGCAAGTGGGGCAATGGCGTTACCAATCCATGAGCCTGCGATGGCAATTACAGGGAGCAGCACAAGAAGGAGCGCAAGCCTTTTTTTATCGGCTGCATGAGTTGTCTGGGGCCATTCCTGTACAGGCTGCCTTATGGCGCCGTATGGGCAGGCATCCTCGCAGAGCCTGCATTGATTGCAGTCAGTGGGGGTTATCCTGACACGCCATTTTGAAAACCTTGACAACTGGCGCAGGATCACCCCGTATGGGCAGAGAAACCGGCAGTATGGCCTGCCAATAAAGAAACCTGTGACTAACAGTATCCCCCCGATTATCACCATATCAAGGTTGGCGTTCTGGCGGAAGATCGCCACATAGGGGTCATATTTGCATATGACAAATGCGCTGCCGTTAACCGCAAGCAGGATGGCTATGGCCAGATAAATGTAGGCAAGATATCTCAAGGTGTGCTCAAGCCATGATGGCACCTTTACCGGTTTTATCAGGGTTAAGTCCTGCACAGCCCCGAGGGGGCAGACACCCGCACAAAAGCCCCTGCCGAAGAGCAGCGTTGCGATAAGCGGCATAATAAAGAAAAATATGGTGATCATGGGTATTGCATGGTCAGCCCTGAATATGAGCAGAGAGATATCCTGTATGCTCCCTATGGGGCAGACACACCCCTTTCTGTAAAACCCGAAGTAAACAAGGGAGAATATCATGAGGCAAAAGATCATGGTTCTGCTTCTCTTTTTGAGGGCAAACCACGAGGCAAGGCAAAGTGTAATTACAAGCACAGATGCATCAATAACAGGCCATACCCCTGCACGGGGGGGCGGGGCAGTCATTCCTGGCTTTACATAATCACCCTCAAACTGGGGAGGGGGAAATCTTTCTATTGTAAAGGAATCTATTGCCATGCCTGATATTACAAGGAGGGCAAGCAGCAGGCTGATGGTTCTTATCCTCAAATCGTACCCC is part of the Desulfatiglans sp. genome and harbors:
- a CDS encoding 4Fe-4S binding protein, translating into MRIRTISLLLALLVISGMAIDSFTIERFPPPQFEGDYVKPGMTAPPPRAGVWPVIDASVLVITLCLASWFALKKRSRTMIFCLMIFSLVYFGFYRKGCVCPIGSIQDISLLIFRADHAIPMITIFFFIMPLIATLLFGRGFCAGVCPLGAVQDLTLIKPVKVPSWLEHTLRYLAYIYLAIAILLAVNGSAFVICKYDPYVAIFRQNANLDMVIIGGILLVTGFFIGRPYCRFLCPYGVILRQLSRFSKWRVRITPTDCNQCRLCEDACPYGAIRQPVQEWPQTTHAADKKRLALLLVLLPVIAIAGSWIGNAIAPLAARTHATVSLAEQVWVEENMPDTLTTDASEFFRSSGESIPSLYERAALVRERFEKGGWFLGGFLGLILGGKLIMLSLRPRQKDYEADRAGCVSCGRCYRYCPKEQEYRLVKIQESGGVAADDE